In one window of Candidatus Cloacimonadota bacterium DNA:
- a CDS encoding sigma 54-interacting transcriptional regulator, whose amino-acid sequence MTAMKSLQASLKKVGKLDKLPIYAEIINLRYQDRDWDFISDFRAAIQIFEEYLKFDKKPQEDSCEAMQKIFNLVLQATRQFARGKDFAEISAAFNRLQQYFKQADLLAQIYENLGYLFDQQQETEKAVSLIKKSISLAEASGRTDILVGRYSNLGYIHEKLDQFSQAQKCYEQQLNFGLENHLDEAVFMAYCGFGRLNIGSGNFPAAVNYLLEALKYYADESASSVMAVYLNLGTAYGRMSQYQESLKYLSKYITDEIRAQSPEMYISFLVNAANCYAAMENFKKAEASWQLALSLAKQHNDTELYTSILLNYGLIELDRENWQQAEIRLQECLDFVDLNFVQKILATQGMGIACYQLGERDKAKKYLQEVISEVADQKRKLGIIKGFSTLIRIYEEEGDYKNAFYYQKKFSEFERELFEVKYKLELEEIKKREEMKRKKSSSSFHYRHNSLVSQELSNRIKTPLIGVSSALRKVVDLALIAARQENEPVLITGESGTGKEIISRLIHFASTRKDNPFVVVNSAAITETLAESLFFGSEKGAFTGADRRKIGYIEAAQNGSLFLDEIGDLPLSLQAKFLRVIEQKVIQRLGSTREHKIDFRLISATNKDINFLAQKNLFRFDLLNRINTLEIHIPPLRKRLDDIPFLIDYFISELCYQAGREKPLLTKEALQVFLEYPYPGNVRELKNIIRRSLLMNTRPVVEAEDIILPDPDNRKISSVVDLEGNLHLAQAEERLIRLALQKCDNVQVKAAKLLGISPFSLSRKLKKMAE is encoded by the coding sequence ATGACCGCTATGAAGAGTTTGCAGGCAAGCCTGAAAAAAGTCGGGAAACTGGATAAATTACCGATTTATGCTGAGATCATTAATTTGCGATATCAAGATCGGGATTGGGATTTTATCTCAGATTTCAGGGCTGCAATCCAGATATTTGAAGAATATCTTAAGTTTGATAAAAAACCCCAGGAAGATAGCTGCGAAGCAATGCAAAAGATATTCAATCTGGTGCTGCAGGCAACTCGTCAATTTGCGCGCGGAAAAGATTTTGCAGAAATCTCTGCTGCTTTTAACCGACTGCAGCAATATTTTAAGCAGGCTGACCTACTGGCACAGATCTACGAAAATCTCGGGTACCTTTTTGATCAGCAGCAGGAAACAGAGAAGGCTGTTAGCCTGATCAAAAAGAGTATCTCTCTGGCAGAAGCTTCCGGCAGAACGGACATTCTGGTGGGAAGATATTCCAATCTCGGTTATATCCATGAAAAGCTGGATCAGTTCAGCCAGGCGCAAAAATGTTATGAGCAGCAGTTGAACTTCGGTCTGGAAAATCATCTGGATGAAGCTGTTTTTATGGCATATTGCGGTTTTGGACGCCTCAATATCGGTTCGGGAAATTTTCCGGCAGCCGTCAATTACCTGTTGGAAGCTCTCAAGTATTATGCGGATGAATCTGCCAGCAGTGTGATGGCCGTCTATCTGAATCTGGGAACTGCCTACGGTCGTATGTCCCAATATCAGGAAAGCCTCAAATATCTCAGTAAATACATAACGGATGAGATACGCGCTCAAAGTCCGGAAATGTATATTTCTTTCCTGGTAAATGCTGCTAATTGTTATGCCGCAATGGAAAATTTTAAAAAGGCGGAAGCAAGCTGGCAGTTAGCGCTGTCGCTGGCCAAGCAGCACAATGATACTGAGCTTTATACCTCCATTTTATTGAATTATGGTTTGATAGAATTGGATCGCGAAAACTGGCAGCAGGCAGAGATCAGACTGCAGGAATGTCTTGATTTTGTGGATCTTAATTTTGTTCAGAAAATATTGGCTACTCAGGGAATGGGAATTGCCTGTTATCAGCTCGGTGAACGTGATAAAGCCAAAAAATACCTGCAGGAAGTGATTTCCGAAGTTGCCGATCAAAAGCGCAAACTCGGTATCATCAAAGGTTTCAGCACATTGATCAGAATCTACGAAGAAGAAGGAGATTATAAAAATGCCTTCTACTATCAGAAGAAATTCAGTGAATTTGAACGGGAACTTTTTGAAGTAAAGTATAAACTGGAACTGGAAGAGATCAAAAAGAGAGAAGAAATGAAACGTAAAAAATCTTCTTCTTCTTTCCATTATCGACATAATTCACTAGTTTCTCAGGAACTTTCCAACCGCATCAAAACCCCTTTGATAGGTGTGAGTTCAGCGCTTAGAAAAGTTGTTGATCTGGCTTTAATTGCAGCCAGACAGGAAAATGAACCGGTCTTGATAACGGGAGAATCCGGCACTGGCAAGGAGATAATTTCCCGCCTGATCCACTTTGCCAGTACCCGCAAAGATAATCCCTTTGTTGTAGTAAATTCTGCAGCCATCACCGAAACTCTGGCTGAAAGTCTTTTCTTTGGCAGCGAAAAGGGAGCTTTTACCGGAGCTGACAGAAGAAAGATCGGTTATATTGAAGCAGCTCAAAATGGCTCATTATTTCTGGATGAGATCGGCGATCTGCCCCTGAGCCTGCAAGCCAAATTTCTGCGCGTGATCGAACAAAAAGTTATTCAGCGACTGGGCAGCACCAGAGAACACAAAATCGATTTTCGACTGATCTCGGCTACGAACAAAGACATCAACTTTTTAGCTCAAAAAAATCTGTTCCGTTTTGATCTGCTCAATCGCATCAATACTCTGGAAATTCACATTCCTCCCCTGCGAAAAAGACTGGATGATATTCCCTTTCTGATCGATTATTTTATCTCTGAGTTGTGCTATCAAGCCGGTCGGGAAAAACCGCTGCTGACCAAAGAAGCTTTGCAGGTTTTTCTGGAATATCCCTATCCGGGCAATGTGCGCGAACTAAAGAATATTATTCGCCGTTCGCTGCTTATGAATACAAGACCAGTTGTAGAAGCTGAAGACATTATTTTACCTGATCCTGATAACAGGAAAATTTCCAGTGTTGTTGATCTTGAGGGAAATTTGCATCTGGCACAGGCTGAAGAGCGCCTGATAAGACTTGCCCTGCAGAAATGTGATAATGTGCAGGTAAAAGCTGCCAAACTGCTGGGAATTTCACCTTTTTCTCTCAGCCGAAAATTGAAGAAAATGGCGGAGTGA